Within the Nitrospiraceae bacterium genome, the region GGCCAATTCAATGGCCTGCTGTTGCGCGGCTGGAAGGGCACTGATGGCCTGGCCCACGAGGACACGGAGTTCCTGGTCCGCCTGCGTTTCGAACGGGCTGGGGCCGAGGTCCGGCATTCGCGCAGCTGCATCTCCGTCGAGTGAGTCTTTGTACTGTGGCCCGCGGCCGGTTCGATCTCGTAATCGATCGAGGGCGCGGCTTCGCGTCAACGTAACCAGCCATGCGACCGGCGTGCCTCGACCTACATCGTATCGAGCAACTTTTCTCCAGACTTCCAAATAGACGTCTTGCAGCAGTTCTGCCGCCTCCTCGCGATTACCCAGGATGCGCAAGGCCAGGGTATAAAGCAGCGTATTAGAATGATCGTAGAGCTGACTAAAAGCCTGTTGATCGCCCTTGACAACGCGAGCAAGCAATGCCGGATCGATCGTGAATGTAGCGTGACGAGGAGGACTGCTCATAGAGCGAATCTGTTGATTGGCAGACAACACGCCTCTTCTGGCACGCCACAACTATATCATCTACGTTCTCAACCGCCAAAGAGATGCATGAAAGTCGATCGGTAATTCAGTCGATAAAACAGCAGATTACGATGATCTATCGCGAGCGACCCTCCAAATGTTTTTCCAATCTGTGATCACGCAAGTAAGCGGGTGAGCAAGCGGGCGGCCTCGTCGGCTCCTGTGGGGGTCGGTGCAGGTTCGGCTGGAAGGGGAAGTACGAGGGCCTGTTCGAGAGATCGCTGCCAGGCGCCGCTATAAAAGTCGTCTACTGCGAGTTCGACGCCTCGACCGAACCGGGCGATATAATCGACGAGCGGTGGTTCGTCTGCAAAGTTGTATCGTCGTATGTAGACGAGTGGAACCCGACTCGTGACACATTCAATAACGGTCCCGTACCCGGGTTTGGTCATGACCAGATCGACCGAGACGAGCACGGTACCGAACCGGAACGGTAAATTCTGAAGGGAGACTATGCGAGAATAGCGTGATTCGACAGGACCAACGACGATGAATCGGAAGCTCGACATCGCATTCATCTGATCCCAAGGCAGGCTGCGAAGGGGGATCCCACCAAAACCCACGAGGACGAGCCGTTCCTGAGGCGCAAGCCGAAGCAGAGTCCGTACTGTCTCGCGTTGTGATGGAACGGGAGAGGCAATCGGGCCAATATCGCGGATCTGGCGAAAAGCGGACATCGTCAAGCCAGGGGCGATCCGCACCGCGAGATCAGCTTTCGCGTAGGCCTGCCGAATGTCGGCAATCAACTCCTGTTGGAACAAGTCCATCGGAGTCCGATAAAAATCGAGAATCTCGTCCCAGGTGAAACTCGCCATCGCGACCGTGGGCAGCCCCGCTCTCGAGCCAGCCGCTAATGCCAAATAGGAAGTATCGGACAAAATGAGAGCTGGCCGTCCCTGTTGCATGGCAGCCACTTCGGCTGCGAGACGTTTGTCCCATGACTCATGAAATCGCCGATGAGCCGTCCACGTCGCCGGTACCTCGACGGTTAACGGTCCGTCTTGAATGCAACCTACGTCCTGCTGGATATCCTGACATTCCCATTGTCCGAGCAAACGATCCTGAAAGAAGCTTGTTGGTACGGTGGTCCGGAGGATGGTGCGTAAGTCTGGGACGAGCGAGTGCAGAGTATTCAGAACGGGGACAACTTGAGCTGCGTGGCCATAGCCATGTCCTGAGATGGCACACCAAATAGTCGGCACAGTTGGAGCTTTCGTGGATCAGCTGCTGGAGTGGTCCGATTCTAATGGAGCGATGTTGTATTCCAGTTCGAGATCGAACTCTTCAACGAGTTGGTTGAAGACTTTCGCGCCCATATCGGAACGGACCTCGTTCATGACGAGGTCGATCGCTGGTCCAGCATGTAAGCCGAATTGTGTCTTCGCTGACTCGATCCGCTGTTTTGCATCATCAAGAGTCATGGCCTACTCCCTGCTTCATCGTCGCCGCCAGCGCGTTGATTATCCCAAAGTCCGGAGCAATGCCTGCATCTCCGGCACCAGGTCGACGCCCCCATTAGATCGGCCGGAAAGCGCGGCATCGATCCCGGCTTTTAAGATTGGTTTTGCCTCGCCTTGTTGCCCAAGTCCGATGAGCGCTCGGCCTAAGGCCAGATGAGAGGCGACGTGGGTGGGATCGAGCTGTACGGCTACCCGAAGATGTTCCGCCGCTTCACGGATGTCTCCGCCCTCTTGTAGAATCTTATTACCCAATCCATAGCGGCCCAGAAACCCCGT harbors:
- a CDS encoding sigma-70 family RNA polymerase sigma factor, with product MSSPPRHATFTIDPALLARVVKGDQQAFSQLYDHSNTLLYTLALRILGNREEAAELLQDVYLEVWRKVARYDVGRGTPVAWLVTLTRSRALDRLRDRTGRGPQYKDSLDGDAAARMPDLGPSPFETQADQELRVLVGQAISALPAAQQQAIELAYYEGLSHMEIATKLNQPLGTVKTRIKLGMAKLRDTLRTYWEQGDVT
- a CDS encoding tetratricopeptide repeat protein, giving the protein MDLDAFRQMVAKNPTGFLGRYGLGNKILQEGGDIREAAEHLRVAVQLDPTHVASHLALGRALIGLGQQGEAKPILKAGIDAALSGRSNGGVDLVPEMQALLRTLG